The following coding sequences lie in one Silene latifolia isolate original U9 population chromosome 5, ASM4854445v1, whole genome shotgun sequence genomic window:
- the LOC141656889 gene encoding wall-associated receptor kinase 5-like: MGYLNLILTLLITMISTPLITGDEALSSLVIAPHCSSMCGNITIPYPFGIEEGCYYVDQYNFIKKSTIMGLKCDRSGNLPKLILGENIPVSYIDLTEGEIRVNLNMSFNCYSQGESQRWHSTWVNLVTFTLSSTKNKLVATGCDTYAWFTGFRHGMQYETGCMTKCHSLNSVADNDCNGVGCCEASIPDGISNITTKVSSFDNHTSVAFNPCSVAFPVANDSFTFLRKNLTQGLGFYSDFPLLPVVFNWGIGRQGCSEAQEQGSCLCKNNTICSDLEPDQVGYRCKCKDGFTGNPYLPQGCQDIDECKGANECEKTEYCTNTDGNYICECPKGYHGNGTRTDGCVSSSKAWLTPVIITAGIGGSIIILLVVSFLLHWRNGERRIKKLRESFFRQNGGLILHQKLSRMDALKIFTAQDLENATDKYNEINIIGRGGYGIVYKGIIENNQQVAIKRSLKVDPGQVEQFINEILILSQINNRNIVRLLGCCLETEVPLLVYEYINNGTLYDHLNDEAKVPLFTWNIRLGIATEVAEVLAYLHTTITTPIIHRDMKSMNILLDECYTAKVADFGGSRLVPVDQGQLATMVLGTLGYLDPEYMQTSELTEKSDVYSFGVVLVELLTRKKALSYQRPEIERCLAMHFLLKMKEDRLFDIIDKNIANSQGDIEQIKKVATLAKWCLFLKGEDRPTMKEVAMELEGIKRMNKHPWQDLKSSLDQENDCEYLLLGIPKDDDGTSGSNSGKDSDLYKPSSFSSSLAGGR, from the exons ATGGGATACCTAAACCTTATCCTAACACTTCTCATTACTATGATATCAACACCATTGATCACAGGAGATGAAGCGTTATCCTCACTTGTTATCGCGCCACATTGTTCCTCAATGTGCGGAAACATTACCATTCCATACCCGTTTGGCATAGAAGAGGGTTGTTACTATGTTGATCAATACAATTTCATAAAAAAATCCACCATAATGGGATTGAAATGTGATCGCAGTGGTAATCTTCCCAAACTAATTCTTGGTGAAAATATACCAGTTTCATACATTGACTTGACAGAGGGGGAAATACGGGTCAATCTGAATATGTCGTTCAATTGCTATAGCCAAGGTGAGTCCCAAAGGTGGCACTCTACATGGGTAAACCTGGTAACATTTACCTTATCTAGCACCAAAAACAAGTTAGTTGCAACAGGCTGTGACACCTATGCCTGGTTTACTGGGTTTCGACATGGCATGCAATACGAGACAGGGTGCATGACAAAATGCCACAGCTTAAACAGTGTAGCTGACAACGACTGTAATGGGGTTGGTTGTTGTGAGGCCTCGATACCCGATGGTATAAGCAACATAACCACCAAAGTTTCAAGCTTTGATAACCATACATCTGTTGCTTTTAACCCGTGTAGTGTGGCATTTCCTGTGGCTAACGATTCGTTCACGTTTTTGAGAAAGAATTTGACACAGGGACTGGGGTTTTATTCAGATTTCCCTTTACTTCCTGTTGTATTCAATTGGGGGATTGGAAGACAGGGATGTTCGGAAGCTCAAGAACAGGGGTCTTGCTTGTGTAAGAACAACACTATTTGCTCTGATTTAGAGCCTGACCAAGTCGGGTATCGGTGCAAGTGCAAGGATGGGTTTACAGGGAATCCTTACCTTCCTCAAGGCTGCCAAG ATATCGATGAATGTAAGGGAGCAAATGAATGTGAGAAAACAGAATATTGTACTAACACTGATGGAAACTACATTTGTGAATGCCCAAAGGGTTACCATGGAAACGGCACACGAACTGATGGCTGCGTCTCTTCTTCAAAGGCTTGGCTCACACCAGTAATCATCACTGCAG GTATTGGTGGAAGTATTATAATTTTGCTTGTGGTTAGCTTTCTCCTGCATTGGAGAAATGGGGAAAGACGAATCAAAAAGTTACGAGAAAGCTTCTTCCGTCAAAATGGAGGTTTAATTTTACATCAAAAACTCTCTAGGATGGATGCTCTGAAGATATTTACAGCACAAGATTTGGAAAATGCAACTGACAAATACAATGAAATAAACATAATCGGAAGAGGCGGTTATGGAATTGTTTATAAGGGAATTATAGAAAATAATCAACAAGTTGCAATCAAAAGGTCTCTTAAGGTGGATCCCGGACAAGTTGAGCAGTTCATTAATGAAATTCTGATACTTTCACAAATCAACAACAGAAATATAGTAAGGTTACTAGGTTGCTGTCTCGAGACAGAAGTACCGTTACTGGTTTATGAGTATATCAATAATGGCACATTATATGATCACTTAAACGATGAAGCAAAGGTGCCCCTTTTCACATGGAATATCCGTCTGGGGATAGCAACAGAAGTTGCTGAAGTGTTAGCATATCTACATACCACAATCACAACCCCCATCATCCATAGAGACATGAAGTCAATGAATATACTCTTAGATGAATGTTATACGGCTAAGGTTGCAGATTTTGGCGGTTCAAGATTGGTTCCTGTGGACCAAGGACAACTAGCCACAATGGTGCTAGGGACATTGGGCTATTTGGATCCGGAATATATGCAAACGAGTGAATTAACAGAAAAAAGTGATGTTTATAGCTTCGGAGTTGTGTTGGTGGAGTTATTAACTAGGAAAAAGGCTCTATCTTATCAAAGGCCTGAAATTGAGCGATGCCTTGCTATGCACTTCCTTCTCAAGATGAAAGAAGACCGATTGTTTGACATCATTGACAAAAACATCGCAAACAGCCAAGGAGACATTGAGCAAATAAAGAAAGTGGCTACTCTAGCTAAATGGTGTTTGTTCTTAAAAGGAGAAGACAGGCCAACCATGAAGGAAGTCGCGATGGAGCTAGAAGGAATCAAAAGAATGAACAAGCATCCTTGGCAAGATCTTAAGTCATCCTTAGATCAGGAAAATGATTGTGAGTATCTTCTTCTAGGAATCCCAAAAGACGATGATGGTACCAGTGGTAGTAACTCTGGTAAGGACTCGGATTTGTATAAACCTTCTAGTTTTAGTTCCTCACTAGCTGGTGGTAGGTAG
- the LOC141656892 gene encoding wall-associated receptor kinase 2-like: protein MGYLKLVLTILITMVSIPLITGNEASSSLVIAPHCSSMCGNITIPYPFGTGKGCYFADPDNFNDYPMMRVTCNHTASPPELILGNNVPISSISLKEGEIRVNLRRSFNCYSQGKSTKSYTTWANLITLTISSTKNMLVATGCDTHVWFTGIRHGEKYYTGCMTKCDNLNTVTDNQCNGVGCCEASLPDGVTNITTTVSSFENHTSVPFNPCSVAFPVANDAFMFLRENLTQKLGYYLDYPLLPVVFNWGIGRRSCLKAQEQGSCLCKNNTVCSDLEPAQAGYQCQCKDGFTGNPYLPQGCQDIDECKGANECEKPEYCTNIIGSYNCKCPKGYHGNGTRTHGCISSSKTWLAPVIITAGIGGSIIIFLLVGFLFHWRNGESQIKQLRESFFRQNGGLILHQKLSRMDALKIFTAKDLENASDNYNEMNIIGRGGYGIVYKGIIINNQQVAIKRSLKVDPGQVEQFINEVLILSQINNRNVVRLLGCCLETEVPLLVYELINNGTLYDHLNDEAKASLFTWNIRLRIASEVAEVLAYLHTTISTPIIHRDMKSMNILLDECYTAKVADFGASRLVPVDQGQLATMVLGTLGYLDPEYMQTSELTEKSDVYSFGVVLLELLTRKKALSYQRPEVERCLAMHFLLKMKEDRLFDIIDKNIANSQGDIEQIKKVANLAKWCLFLKGEDRPTMKEVALELEGIKRTNKHPWHDVKSSYNQENDCEYLLVGISKDDNGNSGGKDSDLYDPSSFISSLGGGR from the exons ATGGGATACCTAAAACTTGTCCTAACAATCCTCATTACTATGGTATCAATACCATTGATCACCGGAAATGAGGCATCATCCTCCCTTGTTATCGCGCCACATTGTTCCTCAATGTGCGGAAACATTACCATTCCATACCCATTTGGCACAGGAAAGGGTTGTTACTTCGCTGATCCAGATAATTTCAACGACTACCCCATGATGAGAGTCACATGCAATCACACTGCTAGTCCTCCAGAACTAATTCTTGGTAATAATGTACCAATTTCAAGCATTTCCTTGAAAGAGGGCGAAATCCGGGTCAACCTTAGGAGATCTTTCAATTGTTATAGCCAAGGCAAGTCCACAAAGAGTTACACTACATGGGCAAACCTGATAACACTTACCATTTCTAGCACCAAAAACATGTTAGTTGCAACAGGCTGTGACACCCATGTCTGGTTTACTGGAATTCGACATGGCGAGAAATATTACACAGGGTGCATGACTAAGTGCGACAATTTAAACACTGTCACTGACAACCAGTGTAATGGGGTTGGTTGTTGTGAGGCTTCATTACCCGATGGTGTAACCAACATAACTACCACAGTTTCAAGCTTTGAGAACCATACCTCTGTGCCTTTTAACCCATGTAGTGTCGCATTTCCTGTGGCTAATGATGCATTCATGTTTTTGAGAGAGAATTTGACACAGAAATTAGGATATTATTTAGATTACCCTTTGCTTCCTGTGGTATTCAATTGGGGGATCGGAAGACGGAGTTGTTTAAAAGCTCAAGAACAGGGGAGTTGCTTATGTAAGAATAACACAGTTTGCTCTGATTTAGAGCCTGCACAAGCCGGGTACCAATGCCAGTGCAAGGATGGGTTTACTGGGAATCCTTACCTTCCTCAAGGATGCCAAG ATATTGATGAATGCAAGGGAGCAAATGAATGTGAGAAACCAGAATACTGTACCAACATTATCGGAAGCTATAACTGCAAATGCCCAAAGGGCTACCATGGAAACGGAACACGAACTCATGGCTGCATCTCTTCTTCAAAAACTTGGCTCGCACCAGTTATCATCACTGCAG GTATTGGTGGAAGTATTATAATTTTTCTTTTGGTTGGCTTTCTCTTTCATTGGAGAAATGGGGAAAGTCAAATCAAACAGCTACGAGAAAGCTTCTTCCGACAAAATGGAGGTTTAATATTACATCAAAAACTCTCAAGGATGGATGCTCTAAAGATTTTTACAGCAAAAGATTTAGAAAATGCGTCTGACAATTACAACGAAATGAACATAATCGGTAGAGGCGGATATGGAATTGTTTATAAgggaattataataaataatcaaCAAGTTGCGATCAAAAGGTCTCTTAAGGTGGATCCTGGCCAAGTTGAGCAATTCATCAATGAAGTTCTCATACTGTCACAAATCAACAACAGAAATGTGGTCAGGTTACTAGGTTGCTGTCTCGAGACAGAAGTACCGTTATTGGTTTACGAGCTTATCAACAATGGCACATTATATGATCACTTAAACGATGAAGCAAAGGCATCCCTTTTCACATGGAATATCCGTCTACGGATAGCATCAGAAGTTGCTGAAGTGTTAGCATATTTACATACCACAATATCAACCCCGATCATTCATAGGGATATGAAGTCAATGAATATACTCCTAGATGAATGTTATACGGCTAAGGTTGCCGATTTTGGCGCTTCAAGATTGGTTCCTGTGGACCAAGGTCAATTAGCCACAATGGTTCTAGGCACATTGGGCTATTTGGATCCTGAATATATGCAAACAAGCGAATTAACAGAAAAAAGTGATGTTTATAGCTTCGGGGTTGTGTTATTGGAGCTATTAACTAGGAAAAAGGCGCTATCTTATCAAAGGCCTGAAGTTGAGCGATGCCTTGCTATGCACTTCCTTCTTAAGATGAAAGAAGACCGATTGTTTGATATCATTGACAAAAACATAGCAAACAGTCAAGGAGATATTGAACAAATAAAGAAAGTGGCTAATCTAGCTAAGTGGTGTTTATTCTTGAAAGGAGAGGACAGGCCAACCATGAAGGAAGTCGCACTGGAGCTTGAAGGAATCAAAAGAACGAACAAGCATCCTTGGCATGACGTTAAGTCGTCCTATAATCAGGAAAATGATTGTGAGTATCTTCTTGTGGGAATCTCAAAAGACGACAATGGTAACAGTGGTGGCAAGGACTCAGATTTATATGATCCCTCCAGTTTCATTTCATCACTCGGTGGTGGTAGGTAG